One window of the Lytechinus variegatus isolate NC3 chromosome 3, Lvar_3.0, whole genome shotgun sequence genome contains the following:
- the LOC121411927 gene encoding ADP-sugar pyrophosphatase-like isoform X2 — protein sequence MSTDQNASPSKSVFLKQETIHKEKWLSLERVTYMDPRGRERTWEVAERTTKPKKGASDCVAMIAILNRLLHYDCIVLVKQFRPPIKCYTIEFPAGLVEPNESLEETALRELKEETGYTGTVLSVSPGTVLDPGISSSTCSYVHVQIDGNDNANDCAVAHPGNDEFVEVLLIPVNELLHRLQEMAKEKDVIVDAQVYMYASTLTHPHLGMVPSTIINSD from the exons ACCATTCACAAAGAAAAATGGTTGTCATTAGAGAGAGTAACATACATGGATCctagaggaagagagagaaccTGGGAAGTGGCTGAAAGAACAACTAAACCAAAAAAAGGAGCCAGTGATT GTGTTGCTATGATAGCCATACTCAATAGATTGCTCCACTATGATTGTATTGTACTCGTCAAACAATTTCGGCCACCTATTAAATGCTATACTATTGAATTTCCTGCTG GATTAGTTGAGCCAAATGAAAGCTTAGAGGAAACAGCACTTAGAGAATTGAAAGAAGAGACGGGATATACAGGAACAGTGTTATCAGTATCTCCAG gTACAGTTTTAGACCCAGGCATATCATCATCTACGTGTAGCTATGTTCATGTTCAA ATCGATGGCAATGACAATGCTAATGACTGTGCAGTCGCTCATCCAG GAAATGATGAATTTGTTGAAGTTCTTCTTATACCAGTCAATGAACTGCTTCATAGATTACAAG AAATGGCGAAGGAGAAGGATGTTATTGTGGATGCTCAGGTTTACATGTATGCATCAACTCTAACACACCCACATCTAGGGATGGTACCTTCTACTATCATCAACAGTGATTAG